The following proteins come from a genomic window of Hymenobacter canadensis:
- a CDS encoding helix-turn-helix domain-containing protein: protein MTSPEVLTLEQAAAHGPHYRMRRRAQAVLGHSRGQSISRLAALFAVDADTVSRWLRRWRAQGVSGLREGARSGRPPHLDAAAQKN, encoded by the coding sequence TTGACTAGCCCAGAAGTGCTGACGTTGGAACAGGCAGCCGCCCATGGCCCGCACTACCGCATGCGCCGCCGGGCGCAGGCCGTGCTGGGCCACAGCCGAGGCCAGAGCATCAGCCGTTTGGCGGCCTTATTTGCTGTGGACGCCGATACGGTCAGCCGCTGGCTGCGACGCTGGCGAGCCCAGGGCGTGAGCGGCCTGCGCGAAGGGGCCCGCTCGGGCCGGCCACCCCACCTGGATGCGGCCGCCCAAAAAAACTAG
- a CDS encoding IS630 family transposase: MPQSLGRHSPLPVPALSRSRLCYWARRLGFCYKRLRQSLRARRDALLFGFFQQELALLHQVEASGGVAVVYVDECRFSRQAPVSHAWQRRGQPAHGVPAERGPTGGYSLLGFWQARDPAQAFTGVLYAGAFTADLFVAAVEQFSFTLERPTILVLDNASIHRAASVQARLRAWARRGLRLQFLPAYSPELNQIERLWHRCKHYWLRPHDYDSEAHLYERLTQLIHGIGIQYRITFT; encoded by the coding sequence GTGCCGCAGTCGCTGGGCCGGCACAGCCCCCTGCCCGTACCAGCCCTGAGCCGGAGCCGCCTCTGCTACTGGGCCCGTCGCCTGGGCTTCTGCTACAAACGCCTGCGTCAGAGCCTGCGGGCCCGGCGCGATGCCCTGCTGTTCGGCTTTTTCCAGCAGGAGTTGGCCCTGCTGCATCAGGTCGAGGCCAGCGGCGGGGTGGCCGTCGTCTACGTGGATGAGTGCCGCTTTTCGCGCCAGGCACCCGTCTCACATGCCTGGCAGCGGCGCGGGCAGCCGGCGCACGGCGTGCCGGCCGAACGCGGCCCCACCGGTGGCTACTCGCTGCTGGGCTTCTGGCAGGCGCGCGACCCGGCCCAGGCCTTCACTGGCGTGCTCTATGCCGGCGCGTTCACAGCCGACTTGTTTGTGGCCGCTGTCGAGCAGTTCAGCTTCACGCTTGAGCGGCCCACGATCCTCGTGCTCGACAACGCCAGCATCCACCGGGCCGCCAGCGTGCAGGCGCGGCTGCGCGCGTGGGCCCGGCGCGGGCTGCGTCTACAGTTTCTGCCCGCCTACTCGCCCGAACTCAACCAGATCGAACGGCTTTGGCACCGCTGCAAGCACTACTGGCTCAGGCCCCATGACTACGACAGTGAAGCGCACTTGTACGAACGTCTCACCCAACTAATTCACGGAATTGGCATACAATACCGCATTACTTTCACATGA
- a CDS encoding ABC transporter ATP-binding protein produces MIEIRNLSKAFGSQPVLHDVSLTLQPGTLHGLVGANGAGKTTLLHCLYGLHADYQGTVVESTGLPIRAHTGLLSYEPYFYPRLTGREYLEFTLQARGRNVVDFNGWNQLLELPLDQYAEEYSAGMKKKLALLALLVQPFRYLILDEPFNGLDLNANLLLMEILRRLRGQGVGILLTSHLLGSLTELCDELTVLADGTVRRRYTAAEFGQVQVDLLDEFYQDKLAQVRRLLPSEGEF; encoded by the coding sequence ATGATTGAGATTCGCAACCTGAGCAAAGCCTTCGGGAGCCAGCCGGTGCTGCACGATGTGAGCCTGACGCTGCAACCCGGCACCCTGCACGGCCTGGTGGGGGCCAACGGCGCCGGCAAAACCACGCTGCTTCACTGCCTCTACGGCCTGCACGCCGACTACCAGGGCACCGTGGTGGAAAGTACCGGCCTGCCTATCCGCGCCCACACCGGGCTGCTGTCCTACGAGCCGTATTTCTATCCGCGCCTCACCGGCCGCGAATACCTGGAGTTCACGCTGCAGGCCCGCGGCCGGAATGTGGTGGATTTCAACGGCTGGAACCAGCTGCTGGAGCTGCCCCTGGACCAGTACGCCGAGGAGTATTCGGCCGGCATGAAGAAGAAGTTGGCGCTGCTGGCGTTGCTGGTGCAGCCCTTCCGCTACCTCATCCTCGACGAGCCCTTCAACGGCCTCGACCTGAACGCCAACCTTCTGCTGATGGAAATTCTGCGGCGGCTGCGCGGGCAGGGCGTGGGCATTCTGCTGACCTCGCACCTGCTGGGCTCCCTCACCGAGCTCTGCGACGAGCTGACCGTGCTGGCCGACGGCACCGTGCGCCGCCGCTATACCGCCGCCGAATTCGGGCAGGTGCAGGTCGATCTGCTGGACGAGTTCTACCAGGATAAGCTGGCCCAAGTGCGCCGGCTACTTCCATCTGAAGGCGAGTTTTGA